The following proteins are co-located in the Maridesulfovibrio sp. genome:
- a CDS encoding DegT/DnrJ/EryC1/StrS family aminotransferase yields MGIPFIDLKKQFSLIEEQVRSNMDAVLNHGAYIMGPEITALEERLAEYCGTKHALGCASGTDALTLALMALDIKPGDAVFTTPFTFFATAEAVAVLGAVPVYVDIDPVTFNIDPDKLEKTIEALKGADNGMPLPKVEGLTPKGIITVDIFGQPADYDSIKAIADKHDLFIIEDAAQGFGGEYKGKRACSLGDITCTSFFPAKPLGCYGDGGMCFTDDDDLIERLRSHRVHGQGPDKYDNVRLGINGRLDTLQAAILQAKFDIFPKEVDLRDKVADTYAELLADAEGLTVPSVPEGYRSVWAQYCPLAKDGDHRDRIQAALKEKGVPSPIYYPIPLHLQTAFKDLGYKEGDCPISEDAAKRIFAIPMHPYLEREQQELIADAIKNA; encoded by the coding sequence ATGGGTATACCTTTTATCGATCTTAAAAAACAGTTTTCTCTTATTGAAGAGCAGGTTCGTTCCAATATGGATGCGGTACTCAATCACGGTGCCTACATCATGGGTCCTGAAATAACAGCCCTTGAAGAGCGTCTTGCCGAATACTGCGGCACCAAGCACGCCCTGGGCTGCGCATCCGGAACTGATGCTCTGACCCTTGCTCTCATGGCACTAGACATTAAGCCCGGAGATGCGGTTTTCACCACTCCGTTTACCTTTTTCGCTACCGCTGAAGCTGTCGCTGTTTTAGGTGCAGTTCCGGTCTACGTGGATATTGACCCAGTGACCTTCAACATTGATCCTGATAAACTCGAAAAGACCATAGAAGCACTTAAGGGTGCTGATAACGGTATGCCCCTGCCTAAGGTAGAAGGCCTTACCCCCAAAGGAATCATCACCGTAGATATCTTCGGCCAGCCCGCAGACTACGATTCAATCAAGGCTATTGCCGACAAACACGACCTGTTCATCATTGAAGATGCTGCACAGGGCTTCGGCGGTGAATATAAAGGCAAGCGCGCCTGTTCCCTCGGCGATATTACCTGCACCTCTTTCTTCCCTGCAAAGCCCCTTGGCTGCTACGGCGATGGCGGCATGTGCTTCACCGACGACGACGATCTGATCGAACGTTTGCGTTCCCACCGCGTGCATGGACAGGGTCCTGACAAATACGACAACGTGCGCCTCGGTATCAATGGCCGACTCGACACCCTGCAGGCAGCTATCTTGCAGGCAAAATTTGACATTTTCCCCAAAGAAGTAGATCTGCGCGACAAAGTTGCAGACACCTATGCGGAACTCCTCGCTGACGCTGAAGGACTGACTGTCCCCAGCGTTCCCGAAGGGTACCGTTCCGTATGGGCTCAGTACTGCCCGCTGGCCAAAGATGGCGACCACCGCGATCGTATTCAGGCTGCACTGAAAGAAAAAGGCGTACCTTCCCCCATCTACTATCCCATCCCTCTGCACCTGCAGACCGCATTTAAGGATCTCGGATACAAAGAAGGAGACTGCCCGATCAGTGAAGACGCAGCGAAACGCATTTTCGCAATTCCCATGCATCCCTACCTTGAAAGGGAACAGCAGGAACTGATCGCTGACGCAATCAAAAACGCATAA